In the Microcebus murinus isolate Inina chromosome 14, M.murinus_Inina_mat1.0, whole genome shotgun sequence genome, one interval contains:
- the CYP26A1 gene encoding cytochrome P450 26A1, whose protein sequence is MGLPALLASALCTFVLPLLLFLAAIKLWDLYCVSSRDRSCALPLPPGTMGFPFFGETLQMVLQRRKFLQMKRRKYGFIYKTHLFGRPTVRVMGADNVRRILLGEHRLVSVHWPASVRTILGSGCLSNLHDSSHKQRKKVIMRAFSREALQCYVPVIAEEVGGCLERWLSCDERGLLVYPEVKRLMFRIAMRILLGCEPRLAGSRDAEQQLVEAFEEMTRNLFSLPIDVPFSGLYRGMKARNLIHARIEENIRAKICRLRAAESGEGCKDALQLLIEHSWERGERLDMQALKQSSTELLFGGHETTASAATSLITYLGLYPHVLQKVREELKSKGLLCKSNQDNKLDIEILEQLKYIGCVIKETLRLNPPVPGGFRVALKTFELNGYQIPKGWNVIYSICDTHDVADIFTNKEEFNPDRFLLPHPEDASRFSFIPFGGGLRSCVGKEFAKILLKIFTVELARHCDWQLLNGPPTMKTSPTVYPVDNLPARFTRFQGEI, encoded by the exons ATGGGGCTCCCTGCGCTGCTGGCCAGTGCGCTCTGCACCTTCGTGCTGCCGTTGCTGCTCTTCCTGGCCGCGATCAAGCTCTGGGACCTGTACTGCGTGAGCAGCCGCGACCGCAGCTGCGCCCTCCCCTTGCCTCCCGGGACTATGGGCTTCCCCTTCTTTGGGGAAACATTGCAGATGGTGCTGCAG CGGAGGAAGTTCCTGCAGATGAAGCGCAGGAAATACGGCTTCATCTACAAGACGCATCTGTTCGGCCGGCCCACGGTGCGGGTAATGGGCGCGGACAACGTGCGGCGCATCTTGCTCGGAGAGCACCGGCTGGTGTCGGTCCACTGGCCCGCGTCGGTGCGCACCATTCTGGGCTCAGGCTGCCTCTCCAACCTACACGACTCTTCGCACAAGCAGCGCAAGAAG GTGATTATGCGCGCCTTCAGCCGAGAGGCGCTCCAGTGCTACGTGCCAGTGATCGCGGAGGAAGTGGGCGGCTGTCTGGAGCGGTGGCTGAGCTGCGACGAACGCGGCCTCCTGGTCTACCCCGAGGTGAAGCGCCTCATGTTCCGCATCGCCATGCGCATCCTGCTGGGCTGCGAGCCCCGGCTGGCGGGCAGCAGGGACGCGGAGCAGCAGCTGGTGGAGGCCTTCGAGGAGATGACCCGCAATCTCTTCTCGCTGCCCATCGACGTGCCCTTCAGCGGGCTGTACCGG GGCATGAAGGCGCGGAACCTCATTCACGCGCGCATCGAGGAGAACATTCGCGCCAAGATCTGCCGGCTGCGGGCGGCCGAGTCGGGCGAGGGCTGCAAAGACGCGCTGCAGCTGTTGATCGAGCACtcgtgggagaggggagagaggctggACATGCAG GCACTAAAGCAATCTTCAACCGAACTCCTCTTTGGAGGACACGAAACCACGGCCAGTGCAGCCACATCTCTGATCACTTACCTGGGGCTCTATCCACATGTTCTCCAGAAAGTCAGAGAGGAGCTGAAGAGCAAG GGTTTGCTTTGCAAGAGCAATCAAGACAACAAGTTGGACATAGAAATTTTGGAACAACTTAAATACATTGGGTGTGTTATTAAGGAGACCCTTCGACTGAATCCCCCGGTTCCAGGAGGGTTTCGGGTTGCTCTTAAGACTTTTGAATTAAAT GGATACCAGATTCCCAAGGGCTGGAATGTCATCTACAGTATCTGTGACACTCACGACGTGGCAGACATCTTCACCAACAAGGAGGAATTTAATCCTGACCGATTCCTGCTGCCTCACCCAGAGGATGCATCCAGGTTCAGCTTCATTCCATTTGGAGGAGGCCTTAGGAGCtgtgtaggcaaagaatttgcaaaaattcttctcaaaatatttaCAGTGGAGCTGGCCAGGCATTGTGACTGGCAGCTGCTAAATGGACCTCCTACAATGAAAACCAGCCCCACTGTGTATCCTGTGGACAATCTCCCTGCTCGATTCACCCGTTTCCAGGGGGAAATCTGA